In Jeotgalibaca arthritidis, a single genomic region encodes these proteins:
- a CDS encoding site-specific integrase, protein MNASSKRKIISQSEISKKIAVMNEEMQGFWANNSWDIRKCPHPSAIELSKNPALRNRWVRFERVKNLWLRTELKYFYFYHLNNRIWNAKTVWIRKGTVINKMLDFLDLKYPSITSITEVPIDKAMTEYRTYLTKQGVRITTTNYKITANQEKTPVKANSYYVTNLKQFIEFYEDFYFDGEEWDKDVWDRRNLPLPDDKVNPTQYEYTINFKGFRNTYFKQLVKRYCKLRLNMDSFSYVSDIAQKLKEFFNFLDIKFKHVQRVHQLTRVEIEAYLSELNMMGIKPSTITGRISILEGLFSTLHRLEWDDVPSKLLIYPEDYPKIPRAKPRFIDEFVLEQLNSHLDKLPEYIATMTMIVQECGMRISELCTLKKGCLLEDKDGDYFLKYYQWKMKKEHIVPISKEVALLIKVREDKVSEEFPDSEYLFPRKDGSPLKQETFRGELNKLAYEQNIVDKSGEIYRFHAHAFRHTVGTRMINNGVPQHIVQKFLGHESPEMTSRYAHIFDETLKNEFTKFQEKLVTNNGDVLNLDDDSEVDDVELQWFKKNINAQVLPNGYCRLPVIAGGCPHANACLDCTHFCTSKQFLPQHEEQLERTEELLTIAKDKQWQRQIETNSRVKERLEQIIGSLTG, encoded by the coding sequence ATGAATGCTTCTAGTAAAAGGAAAATTATCAGTCAGAGTGAGATCAGCAAAAAAATAGCTGTAATGAATGAAGAAATGCAAGGGTTTTGGGCTAATAATAGTTGGGATATAAGAAAATGTCCACATCCTTCTGCCATAGAATTAAGTAAGAATCCTGCTTTAAGAAATCGTTGGGTTCGTTTTGAACGTGTTAAAAATCTGTGGTTAAGAACAGAATTGAAATATTTTTATTTTTACCATTTAAACAATAGAATATGGAATGCAAAAACTGTCTGGATTAGAAAAGGAACAGTAATTAATAAAATGTTGGATTTTTTAGATTTAAAGTATCCCAGCATTACTTCAATTACTGAAGTTCCTATTGATAAAGCAATGACGGAGTATAGAACATATTTGACAAAACAGGGTGTTAGAATTACCACCACTAATTATAAGATTACTGCTAATCAAGAAAAAACACCTGTAAAAGCTAATTCTTACTATGTTACTAATCTAAAACAATTTATTGAGTTTTATGAGGATTTTTATTTTGATGGAGAGGAGTGGGATAAAGACGTTTGGGATAGACGAAACTTACCTTTGCCAGATGATAAGGTTAACCCAACACAATATGAATATACAATTAACTTTAAAGGGTTTCGGAATACATATTTTAAACAGCTTGTAAAAAGATATTGTAAGTTAAGATTGAACATGGATAGCTTTTCCTATGTAAGTGATATTGCCCAAAAACTTAAAGAGTTCTTTAATTTTCTGGACATAAAGTTTAAACACGTTCAGAGAGTACACCAATTAACGAGAGTGGAAATTGAAGCATATTTAAGTGAACTAAACATGATGGGGATAAAACCTAGTACAATAACTGGGAGGATCTCTATATTGGAAGGACTATTTAGTACCCTTCATAGGCTAGAATGGGATGATGTTCCTTCCAAATTATTAATTTATCCCGAGGACTATCCGAAAATACCAAGAGCAAAACCTCGCTTTATAGACGAATTCGTTCTAGAGCAATTGAACAGTCATCTTGATAAATTACCCGAATATATAGCTACGATGACTATGATTGTTCAAGAATGTGGAATGAGGATAAGTGAATTGTGCACCTTGAAAAAAGGCTGTCTATTAGAGGACAAAGATGGAGATTACTTTTTAAAGTATTATCAATGGAAAATGAAAAAGGAGCATATAGTTCCAATATCTAAAGAGGTAGCTTTACTTATTAAAGTTCGGGAAGATAAAGTTTCAGAGGAATTTCCAGATAGTGAATACCTCTTTCCAAGAAAAGATGGATCGCCATTAAAACAAGAAACATTTAGAGGCGAATTAAATAAATTAGCTTATGAGCAAAATATAGTGGATAAATCAGGCGAGATTTATAGATTCCATGCCCATGCCTTTCGCCATACAGTAGGAACAAGAATGATTAACAACGGGGTGCCCCAGCATATTGTGCAGAAATTTTTGGGACATGAAAGCCCAGAAATGACAAGCAGATACGCTCATATCTTTGATGAAACTCTAAAAAATGAATTTACTAAATTTCAAGAAAAACTGGTTACCAATAATGGAGATGTGCTCAATCTAGATGATGATAGTGAAGTCGATGATGTAGAGCTTCAATGGTTCAAGAAAAATATAAATGCACAAGTGCTTCCAAATGGTTATTGTAGATTGCCAGTAATAGCAGGTGGTTGTCCACATGCGAATGCATGCTTAGATTGCACTCACTTCTGTACCAGTAAGCAATTCTTACCACAGCACGAAGAACAGTTAGAGCGTACAGAAGAGTTATTAACCATAGCAAAGGATAAACAATGGCAAAGACAAATAGAGACTAATAGCCGTGTTAAAGAGCGTTTAGAACAAATCATTGGAAGCTTGACGGGGTAA
- a CDS encoding tyrosine-type recombinase/integrase, with product MRVQRIEVENKPYPLYLLLDKEYQLIEPVMKFIKYLDNTGKSPNTIKAYCYHLKLLYEFMEQRGVILNDINFELLADFVGWLRYPTANNVIDLQSKEAIREETTVNTILNAVMSFLDYLSRLGEFKSIDVFKQAKGRNFKGFLHHVNKGRYQKNVLKLRVKKKQIRTLTAEEVKQIIDACHTKRDKLILMLMYEGGLRIGEVLSLRLEDIATWDNQIHLTPRDVNVNEAYIKLRKERTIHVSKELMSLYTDYLVYEYSEELEHDYVFISLKEGYFGKPLKYQSVLDLVRRIVKRTGIEFTSHMLRHTHATQLIREGWDVAFVQKRLGHAHVQTTLNTYVHLSDQDMKNEFNKYLERKEHKK from the coding sequence GTGAGGGTTCAAAGGATAGAAGTGGAGAATAAGCCGTATCCATTGTATTTATTACTAGATAAAGAATACCAGCTAATTGAACCAGTAATGAAATTTATTAAATACTTAGATAATACTGGTAAGTCTCCTAATACCATTAAAGCATACTGCTATCATTTAAAGTTGCTGTATGAGTTCATGGAACAGAGAGGCGTTATTCTTAATGATATTAACTTTGAGTTGTTAGCAGACTTCGTAGGTTGGTTGAGATATCCAACAGCAAATAATGTAATTGATCTTCAGTCAAAAGAAGCCATAAGAGAAGAAACGACAGTGAATACAATTTTAAATGCCGTTATGAGTTTTCTTGATTATTTAAGTAGATTAGGAGAATTTAAATCAATTGATGTATTTAAACAAGCAAAGGGAAGAAACTTCAAAGGATTTTTACATCATGTTAATAAGGGTAGATACCAAAAGAATGTCTTAAAGTTAAGGGTTAAAAAGAAACAGATAAGAACATTGACAGCAGAGGAAGTTAAGCAAATTATTGACGCTTGTCATACGAAAAGAGATAAGTTAATTTTAATGCTTATGTATGAGGGTGGTTTAAGAATCGGTGAAGTGTTATCGCTTAGGCTTGAAGATATTGCCACTTGGGACAATCAAATCCATTTAACACCTAGAGATGTTAATGTTAATGAAGCTTATATTAAATTAAGGAAGGAAAGAACAATACATGTGAGTAAAGAACTGATGTCACTTTATACAGATTACTTGGTATATGAGTATAGTGAGGAATTGGAGCATGACTATGTTTTTATTTCCTTAAAAGAAGGCTATTTTGGGAAACCACTAAAGTACCAAAGTGTTCTTGATCTAGTTAGAAGAATAGTTAAAAGGACTGGAATAGAATTTACATCGCATATGCTTCGCCACACTCACGCAACGCAGCTAATTAGGGAAGGATGGGATGTTGCGTTCGTTCAAAAGAGATTAGGTCACGCACATGTTCAGACAACGTTAAATACCTATGTTCATCTTTCAGATCAGGATATGAAAAATGAGTTTAATAAATACCTTGAGAGAAAGGAGCATAAGAAATGA
- a CDS encoding JAB domain-containing protein, with the protein MTTTDELRYIQAFARIIGVKEDAAIEYAERKGLNALVDNATQLLSTPVQREKHQAFLDLYRMSSTINTRNPIINSPEKASSYFHSVMDEIYDKEAFVVAFLNTKNRIIDHEVVSIGTINSSLVHPREVFRNAIINKANAVILCHNHPSGDLLTIV; encoded by the coding sequence ATGACAACTACTGATGAACTTCGTTATATTCAAGCCTTTGCAAGAATTATCGGTGTAAAAGAAGATGCTGCCATAGAATATGCTGAGAGGAAAGGATTAAATGCATTGGTAGACAATGCTACTCAACTTCTTTCTACTCCTGTCCAAAGGGAAAAACATCAGGCTTTTCTTGATTTATATAGAATGAGTAGTACCATCAATACTAGAAACCCTATAATCAATTCACCGGAAAAGGCTTCCTCCTATTTTCATTCAGTAATGGATGAGATATATGATAAGGAAGCCTTTGTGGTTGCATTTTTAAATACCAAAAATCGTATTATAGACCATGAAGTTGTATCTATTGGAACGATTAACAGCTCACTGGTACATCCAAGGGAAGTCTTTAGAAATGCCATCATCAATAAAGCAAATGCCGTGATACTTTGCCATAATCATCCATCAGGGGATTTATTAACCATAGTATAA
- a CDS encoding DNA topoisomerase 3, with amino-acid sequence MRLVIAEKPSVAQSIGAVLGANSRKDGYMEGSGYIVTWCVGHLVGLAPAHFYDEKYAKWQYKDLPILPQNWKYVISNDKEKQMKIIGQLMKRREVKEIIAATDSGREGELIFRLVYEKLGCKKPIKRLWISSMEESAIAKGFENLRNGADYERLYQSALCRAKADWIVGINATRLFSVLYGQTLNVGRVMTPTLAMIVERQVNISEFKAEPFYIVELDCGVFILSSERIKDKGIAETLCKSCNGQSITIEKLEKKEKIEKPPKLYDLTTLQREANRQLGFTANQTLEYTQSLYEKKLVTYPRTDSRYLTEDMKESIPALLNTNAGIFLSQDINLPINIEQIIDNSKVSDHHGIITTMGIESYGIHSLPFGEKEILQMIATRLICAVGDNYRYAETIVTANCNETMFTAKGKTVLADGFKAVENLHLKNKKKQAKDDKDKVLPPISQGEGFSVKAGIKEGKTSPPKHFTDDTLLSAMENANNVLEDMEQKGIGTPATRAGILEKLIKTGFAERKGDKKAKHFMPTYKGISLITILPEIIQSPILTAEWEEKLKQIEQGGLSPDEFLQEINQMIENLVRTYEVIKGTENLFPSNKKGIGNCPRCGGNVIENRKGFCCENKDCGFALWKENKFFTKKKKTLTKDIAIKLLKDGRIKLTGCYSEKTGKTYDAIVILDDNGGKYVNFKMEFPTKKGR; translated from the coding sequence ATGAGACTAGTTATTGCAGAAAAGCCATCTGTAGCCCAAAGTATTGGGGCTGTTTTAGGTGCTAATAGTAGAAAAGATGGATATATGGAAGGTAGCGGTTATATTGTAACATGGTGCGTGGGACATTTAGTTGGACTTGCCCCTGCACACTTCTATGATGAAAAATATGCCAAGTGGCAATATAAAGATTTACCTATCTTACCACAAAACTGGAAGTATGTTATTTCAAATGATAAGGAAAAGCAAATGAAAATCATTGGTCAACTAATGAAGCGAAGGGAAGTTAAAGAAATTATAGCGGCTACAGATTCTGGGCGTGAAGGAGAATTAATTTTTAGATTGGTATATGAAAAATTAGGATGCAAGAAACCCATTAAAAGATTATGGATTTCTTCAATGGAGGAAAGTGCCATTGCCAAGGGATTTGAAAATCTGCGAAATGGGGCAGATTATGAGCGTTTATATCAATCGGCACTTTGTAGGGCTAAGGCAGATTGGATTGTAGGGATTAATGCAACCCGTCTCTTTTCTGTTCTTTACGGACAGACCCTAAATGTAGGCAGGGTAATGACTCCAACCCTTGCCATGATAGTAGAAAGACAAGTAAATATTTCAGAATTTAAAGCAGAACCATTTTATATAGTAGAATTGGATTGTGGTGTTTTTATTCTTTCAAGTGAAAGGATAAAAGATAAAGGGATAGCTGAAACACTTTGTAAATCCTGTAATGGACAAAGTATTACCATAGAAAAGTTAGAGAAAAAAGAAAAGATAGAAAAGCCACCAAAACTATATGATTTAACTACTTTGCAAAGGGAAGCAAATAGACAATTAGGCTTTACTGCTAATCAGACCCTTGAATATACACAAAGCCTTTATGAGAAAAAGCTTGTTACCTATCCCCGTACAGATAGTCGTTATTTAACAGAAGATATGAAAGAAAGTATCCCTGCCTTGCTAAATACCAATGCAGGGATATTTTTATCCCAAGATATTAACCTACCCATAAATATAGAACAGATAATTGATAACAGTAAGGTAAGTGATCATCACGGAATAATTACCACTATGGGTATTGAAAGTTATGGTATTCATTCCCTGCCCTTTGGTGAAAAGGAAATATTACAGATGATTGCTACACGCTTAATTTGTGCCGTGGGGGATAATTACCGTTATGCTGAAACCATTGTAACAGCTAACTGTAATGAAACTATGTTTACTGCAAAGGGTAAGACGGTTCTTGCAGATGGATTTAAAGCAGTTGAAAATTTACATCTTAAAAATAAGAAGAAACAAGCTAAAGATGATAAGGATAAAGTCCTACCACCAATTTCCCAAGGAGAAGGATTTTCAGTAAAAGCAGGGATTAAAGAAGGTAAGACCAGTCCACCAAAACATTTTACAGATGATACCTTACTTTCTGCTATGGAAAATGCCAATAATGTACTGGAAGATATGGAGCAAAAAGGTATTGGGACTCCTGCCACCCGAGCAGGGATTTTAGAAAAGCTTATTAAGACAGGTTTTGCAGAGCGTAAAGGGGATAAAAAAGCTAAACACTTTATGCCTACGTATAAAGGTATTTCTCTTATTACCATTTTGCCAGAAATCATCCAATCACCTATATTGACTGCTGAGTGGGAAGAAAAGTTAAAACAGATTGAACAGGGTGGTCTTTCTCCAGATGAGTTTTTACAGGAAATTAATCAAATGATAGAAAACCTTGTAAGAACCTATGAGGTAATAAAGGGGACAGAAAATCTATTCCCATCTAATAAAAAAGGTATCGGCAATTGTCCTAGATGTGGTGGAAATGTAATTGAAAATAGGAAAGGATTCTGTTGTGAAAACAAGGATTGTGGTTTTGCACTTTGGAAGGAAAATAAATTTTTTACCAAAAAGAAAAAGACTTTAACAAAGGATATCGCCATTAAACTTTTAAAAGATGGCAGGATAAAACTTACAGGTTGCTACTCAGAAAAGACGGGTAAAACCTATGATGCTATTGTTATCCTTGATGATAATGGGGGTAAATATGTAAACTTTAAAATGGAGTTTCCTACTAAGAAAGGAAGGTAA
- a CDS encoding DUF4366 domain-containing protein, which produces MKNKNRILATLLTIMLCFTTFSTAVFAGGGEEEITTIPEVNEPVKSNPTALTPDGNLTLVDDVSGEQAEDKQFVTVISKNGNYFYLVIDRAGDRQNVYFLNLVDEEDLLTLIEEDKPKQQEVPQICNCINLCEEGKIDPNCSLCRNDLTKCTGKPLTPTSPPEPEKEKNKGMGGILLLLIVGMAGGGIYYFKVLKDKQNTKGNTLLDDYDFDDEEDDEYEYETEIDDEDESEVDI; this is translated from the coding sequence ATGAAGAATAAGAATCGTATATTGGCTACCTTGCTTACAATTATGCTTTGCTTTACCACATTTTCAACAGCAGTCTTTGCAGGAGGTGGTGAGGAAGAAATTACAACTATTCCAGAAGTTAATGAGCCAGTGAAGTCTAATCCAACTGCCCTTACACCTGATGGTAATTTAACCCTAGTAGACGATGTTTCAGGAGAACAGGCAGAAGATAAACAATTCGTTACTGTTATTTCAAAGAACGGTAACTATTTCTACCTAGTTATTGACCGTGCAGGGGATAGGCAAAATGTATATTTCCTTAATCTTGTAGATGAAGAAGATCTACTTACCTTAATTGAGGAAGATAAACCAAAACAGCAAGAAGTCCCACAGATATGTAACTGTATTAATCTTTGTGAGGAAGGAAAAATAGACCCCAATTGTTCCCTTTGCAGAAATGACCTTACTAAATGCACAGGAAAACCATTAACTCCTACATCTCCCCCTGAGCCTGAAAAGGAGAAAAATAAGGGTATGGGAGGTATCTTACTCTTACTGATAGTAGGTATGGCAGGTGGTGGAATTTATTATTTCAAGGTGTTAAAAGATAAGCAAAATACCAAAGGAAACACCCTTCTTGATGATTATGATTTTGATGATGAAGAAGATGATGAGTATGAATACGAAACTGAAATTGATGATGAAGATGAAAGTGAGGTTGATATTTAG
- a CDS encoding DUF4315 family protein, producing MSKKKQKVISDIKKTKEKISDLQSKLRQLENQKTELENTEIVELVRGTKMNTSELAIFLKAYREKGDASFLIERQEERSHEE from the coding sequence ATGAGTAAGAAAAAACAAAAAGTTATTTCAGATATTAAAAAGACAAAGGAAAAAATATCTGATTTACAAAGTAAACTGAGACAACTTGAAAATCAGAAAACAGAACTTGAAAACACGGAAATTGTAGAACTTGTCCGTGGTACAAAAATGAATACCAGTGAACTTGCTATATTTTTAAAGGCGTATCGTGAAAAGGGTGATGCGTCTTTTTTAATTGAAAGACAGGAGGAAAGAAGTCATGAAGAATAA
- a CDS encoding C40 family peptidase yields MSRKSKKPFRPAGKVSRLTFTEEERVDPNLEKPLKKAEKAGDKLEKAHEKIPKKKSLVTKRTVDAKTGKERVRLYFEESDKPKPPSKLSHKLKTIPQRELLAKIHKKIREGEEDNVGVEAAHKTEQGGEFVANRIKSGYHSHKLKPYRQLARVEKKTVKAEVNYLYKKNLGDNPKPTTNPISRWQQKQAIKKEYVAKRYGRGAKTTKETVKNTKKAVGKLADTTEKITKFAVKNYKAILIILGIGLALLFLMSAVSSCSIILEGGLQSVVGTSYTSEDEDIIAVDEDYAELEKELQGEIDNIESEYPGYDEYQYHLDEIGHNPFTLASYLTAKLQVYTRSEVQAELKALFNEQYTLTTHEEIQVRYRTETRTDTWTDSDGNTHSDTYTVEVPYDYYILHVTLKNKDISIIASNNLTTDQYEMFEVYMETQGNKPYLFPGNIYVPNKGEYTDYDIPPDALTDPDFAALIKEAEKYLGYPYVWGGSSPSTSFDCSGFVCWVLNQSGVYNIGRTTAQGIFNQCAKIPPSEARPGDIIFFTGTYASSGAVSHVGIYVGNGMMIHCGNPIQYASVNSSYWTDHFYAYGRLN; encoded by the coding sequence ATGAGTCGAAAAAGTAAAAAACCATTCCGTCCTGCTGGTAAGGTATCCAGACTTACCTTTACAGAAGAGGAAAGGGTTGATCCTAATCTTGAAAAACCATTAAAGAAAGCGGAAAAGGCAGGGGATAAATTAGAAAAGGCACATGAGAAAATTCCTAAAAAGAAAAGTTTAGTTACCAAACGCACCGTTGATGCCAAAACAGGCAAAGAAAGGGTGCGTTTATATTTTGAAGAGAGCGATAAACCTAAACCACCTTCTAAGCTATCTCATAAATTAAAAACCATACCACAAAGGGAACTCCTTGCTAAAATTCATAAGAAAATTAGAGAGGGTGAGGAAGATAATGTAGGAGTAGAAGCTGCACATAAAACAGAACAAGGTGGAGAATTTGTAGCTAATAGGATAAAAAGTGGTTATCACAGTCATAAGCTAAAACCTTATAGACAGCTTGCAAGGGTAGAAAAAAAGACAGTTAAGGCAGAGGTAAACTATCTTTATAAAAAGAATTTAGGAGACAATCCAAAGCCTACTACTAATCCAATTTCCCGTTGGCAACAAAAACAGGCAATTAAAAAGGAATACGTTGCAAAAAGATATGGGAGGGGTGCAAAAACAACCAAAGAGACAGTTAAAAACACTAAAAAAGCAGTGGGAAAGCTAGCAGATACAACAGAGAAAATAACAAAGTTTGCTGTTAAAAACTATAAAGCCATCTTGATTATTCTTGGAATTGGGCTAGCACTTTTATTTTTAATGAGTGCTGTTTCATCCTGTTCCATTATCTTGGAGGGTGGGCTTCAAAGTGTTGTAGGTACTTCTTACACATCAGAAGATGAGGATATTATTGCCGTAGATGAAGATTATGCAGAACTGGAAAAAGAACTGCAAGGTGAAATTGATAATATAGAAAGTGAATATCCAGGCTATGATGAATACCAATATCATTTAGATGAAATTGGACATAACCCTTTTACTCTAGCCTCCTACCTAACGGCAAAGCTACAAGTTTACACTAGGTCAGAGGTGCAGGCAGAGTTAAAAGCCTTGTTTAATGAGCAGTATACTTTAACTACCCATGAGGAAATACAGGTGCGTTATCGGACAGAAACACGCACGGATACATGGACTGACAGTGATGGCAATACCCATAGTGACACCTATACAGTAGAAGTACCCTATGATTATTATATTCTCCATGTAACACTTAAGAATAAGGATATTAGTATTATTGCCTCGAATAATTTAACCACAGACCAATATGAAATGTTTGAGGTTTATATGGAAACACAGGGTAATAAGCCCTATTTATTTCCAGGAAATATTTATGTTCCTAATAAGGGTGAATATACGGACTATGATATACCACCAGATGCACTGACTGACCCTGACTTTGCTGCTCTTATTAAAGAGGCTGAAAAGTATTTGGGATACCCTTATGTATGGGGTGGTAGTTCTCCCTCTACCAGCTTTGATTGCTCAGGCTTTGTGTGTTGGGTACTGAACCAATCGGGAGTTTATAACATTGGCAGGACAACGGCACAAGGTATTTTTAATCAATGTGCTAAGATACCACCAAGTGAAGCAAGGCCGGGAGATATTATTTTCTTTACAGGCACTTATGCAAGTAGTGGTGCAGTATCTCATGTTGGTATCTATGTGGGAAATGGTATGATGATCCATTGCGGCAACCCCATACAATATGCCTCAGTTAATAGCTCCTACTGGACAGATCATTTCTATGCCTATGGAAGATTAAATTAA
- a CDS encoding VirB4-like conjugal transfer ATPase, CD1110 family, producing MNTAIVRARGKSKKEQSAQDTIPYERMYPEGICRVTDKLYTKTIRFQDINYQLAQNEDKTSIFESWCDFLNYFDSSIKFQLSFLNMTANTKDYESSIHIKSQEDDFDSIRTEYTQMLHNQLAKGNNGLMKSKYLTFGIEADSIKIAKPRLERIENDLWNGFKRLGVVVDSIEGKERLKLCHNILHMDGNVPFNFEWKWLAPSGLSTKDFIAPSSFEFREGRSFKTGNKFGAMSFLQILAPELNDRILADFLDMESNLLLTMHIQSVDQTKAIKTIKRKITDLDKMKIEEQKKAVRAGYDMDIIPSDLATYGAEAKKLLQDLQSRNERMFLLTFLVMNTADTKQELENIVFGAAGIAQKHNCLLVRLDFQQEQGFLSSLPLGLNQVEIQRSLTTSATAIFVPFTTQELFQSSGEALYYGLNALSNNLIMVDRKKLKNPNGLILGTPGSGKSFSAKREITNIFLITTDDIIICDPEAEYYPLVNRLKGQVIKISSTSPDYVNPMDINLNYSEDENPLSLKSDFILSLCELIVGGKDGLKPVEKSIIDRCVRLIYADYLADPVPEKMPILEDLYDALENQEEKEAQHIRAALEIYVTGSLNLFNHRTNVDITNRLVCFDIKELGKQLKKLGMLVVQDQVWNRVTVNRAEKRSTRYYMDEFHLLLKEEQTAAYSVEIWKRFRKWGGIPTGITQNVKDLLSSREVENIFENSDFIYMLNQASGDRQILAKQLNISPHQLSYVTHSGEGEGLLFYGNVILPFTDKFPKDTELYGIMTTKPNEIKGE from the coding sequence ATTAATACTGCAATAGTAAGAGCAAGGGGGAAAAGTAAAAAGGAACAATCAGCACAGGATACCATCCCCTATGAGCGTATGTATCCTGAAGGGATTTGCAGGGTAACGGATAAGCTATATACCAAAACAATCCGTTTTCAGGATATAAACTATCAGCTTGCTCAAAATGAAGATAAAACATCCATCTTTGAAAGTTGGTGCGATTTTCTTAACTATTTTGATAGCTCTATTAAGTTTCAGCTTTCCTTTCTTAATATGACGGCTAATACAAAGGATTATGAAAGTAGTATTCATATTAAATCACAGGAAGATGATTTTGATAGTATCCGTACTGAATATACCCAGATGCTTCATAATCAACTTGCCAAGGGGAATAATGGCTTAATGAAAAGCAAGTACCTGACCTTTGGAATTGAAGCGGACAGTATAAAAATTGCAAAACCCCGTTTAGAGCGTATTGAAAATGATCTCTGGAATGGATTTAAAAGATTAGGGGTGGTAGTAGATTCTATAGAAGGGAAGGAAAGACTAAAGCTATGCCATAATATCTTGCATATGGATGGTAATGTACCCTTTAATTTTGAATGGAAATGGCTTGCACCATCAGGCTTATCTACTAAAGACTTTATTGCTCCATCTTCCTTTGAATTTAGAGAAGGAAGAAGTTTTAAAACAGGCAATAAGTTTGGTGCCATGTCCTTCCTACAGATACTTGCTCCTGAATTAAATGACCGTATATTAGCAGATTTTCTTGATATGGAGAGTAATCTTTTGCTGACCATGCACATTCAATCTGTAGACCAGACAAAGGCCATAAAGACCATTAAAAGAAAAATAACCGACCTTGATAAGATGAAAATAGAAGAACAAAAGAAGGCGGTAAGGGCTGGATATGATATGGATATTATTCCTTCAGACCTTGCTACCTATGGAGCAGAAGCAAAGAAATTATTACAGGACTTACAAAGCCGTAATGAGAGAATGTTCCTTTTAACATTCCTTGTAATGAATACAGCCGATACGAAACAGGAACTTGAAAATATTGTATTTGGTGCGGCGGGTATAGCCCAAAAACATAACTGTCTGTTGGTGCGACTAGATTTTCAGCAGGAACAAGGCTTTTTATCCTCACTGCCCCTTGGGCTAAATCAAGTGGAGATACAAAGAAGTCTAACCACATCTGCTACGGCAATATTTGTGCCTTTTACTACACAGGAGTTATTTCAATCCAGTGGTGAGGCTTTATATTACGGATTAAATGCCCTGTCTAACAATTTGATTATGGTAGACCGTAAGAAACTTAAAAACCCCAATGGCTTAATCTTAGGAACACCGGGAAGTGGTAAATCCTTCTCAGCAAAGCGGGAGATTACCAATATCTTTCTTATTACCACCGATGACATTATTATTTGTGATCCAGAAGCGGAGTATTATCCCCTTGTTAACCGACTAAAAGGGCAAGTAATTAAGATTTCATCTACTTCCCCTGACTATGTAAATCCTATGGATATTAATCTTAATTATTCTGAAGATGAAAATCCTTTATCTTTAAAATCAGACTTTATCTTATCCTTATGTGAGTTAATTGTAGGGGGTAAAGATGGTTTAAAGCCTGTAGAAAAAAGTATCATAGATAGATGTGTACGATTAATTTATGCAGATTATCTTGCAGACCCTGTTCCTGAAAAGATGCCAATATTAGAAGATTTATATGATGCACTAGAAAATCAAGAAGAAAAAGAAGCACAGCATATAAGAGCTGCCCTTGAAATTTATGTAACAGGCTCCCTTAATCTATTTAATCATCGCACCAATGTAGATATAACTAATCGCCTTGTTTGCTTTGACATTAAGGAATTAGGAAAACAGCTTAAAAAACTAGGTATGTTGGTGGTGCAAGACCAAGTATGGAATAGGGTAACAGTAAACCGTGCAGAAAAGCGTTCAACAAGGTATTATATGGATGAGTTCCACTTACTATTAAAAGAGGAACAGACAGCAGCCTATAGCGTAGAGATTTGGAAAAGGTTTAGAAAATGGGGAGGTATTCCAACAGGTATTACCCAAAATGTGAAAGACCTACTATCCTCTCGTGAAGTAGAGAATATCTTTGAAAACTCCGACTTTATCTATATGCTTAATCAAGCATCAGGGGATAGGCAAATCCTTGCCAAACAACTTAATATTTCACCCCATCAATTGTCCTATGTAACTCATTCAGGTGAGGGAGAAGGACTTTTGTTTTATGGAAATGTAATATTGCCCTTTACTGATAAGTTTCCAAAAGATACAGAGTTATATGGTATTATGACTACCAAACCAAATGAAATTAAAGGGGAATAG